The genomic region GCGATGGGTGATGAGACTACGGAAGGCGGTCGGCTGGTGAGTTTTTCGGAGGTTGAGGCTGCCCGGGCGCGGGTGCGCAGCTATATTCCTAACTCTCCGTGTGCGCACAGCGAGGCGTTCAGCGCGCAGTTCGGGTGTAAGCTCTACCTGAAGCTGGAGAATATGCTGCGTACCGGTAGTTTTAAGGAGCGAGGGGCCTGCAATAAGTTGCTGCAGCTCAGCGACGAGGAGAAGAAACGGGGGATCATTGCGGCTTCTGCGGGAAATCACGCTCAGGCCGTGGCCCTGTATGCGACGACTTTTGGCATCGACTCTAAGATTGTGATGCCGGAGGGGACGCCGCTGGTGAAGATCTCGCGTACGCGGGGATTTGGCGGGCAGGTGGTGCTTCACGGCACAAATTTTGATGCGGCGTATGCGCATGCGATGGAGCTTGCGGAGGCTGAAGGGCGCATCTTCATCCATCCTTTTGATGACCCTGCCATCATCGCCGGCCAGGGGACCGTGGGCCTGGAGTTGCTGGAGCAGAATCCGTATATCGACACGGTTGTGGTGCCGATCGGTGGCGGTGGGCTAGCCTCGGGGATAGCCATTGCCATCAAGGAGACCAATCCCAAGGTTCGGGTGATCGGTGTCGAGGCGGAAGTGCTGGCCGGCATGAAGGCCTCGATTGCGAAGAAGTCGGTTGTTGAGCTGCCGCCGGCGACCACGATCTGCGATGGGATCGCGGTACGACGGGTTGGTGATCTGGCGTTTTCGACGCTCTCCCACTACCTCGATGATGTGGTGACGGTGAGTGAGGAGGAGGTCGCCAGTGCCATTCTCGTGCTGTTGGAGCAGGAGAAGATGGTGGTGGAGGGTGCGGCCGCGGCAACGATTGCGGCGCTTACTGCCAGAAAGATTCCCAACGTGGAGGGGCGCCGGGTTTGTGCGATTATCAGTGGCGGGAACATCGATGTGAACGTGATCGCGCGCATCATCGAGCGGGGGCTTGCGGCGTCGGGGAGAATATATCGGCTGGATTTGCAGTTGGCCGATACGCCAGGGGCGCTGGCGCAGGTGCTCGGGCAGATCGCTCGACTGCGGGCGAATGTGCTGGAGATTCATCATAATCGCACCTTCGCCGACGGGGCCCCTTTAGGTATGACCAATGTGGAGCTAAAGTTAGAGACGCGTGGTGTCGAGCATATCGAAGAGCTGCGCGCTGAGATGAAGGCGACCGGTTACAGGATTCTCGACCACCTCTGAGGTCGGGGAGACCGGCGCGTAAGCAGGGCGCTCGAAGCGGAGCGCAGGGAGAAGGGTTTGAGAAGAGATGCAAAACGACAGGGTGTGTTGACGGTTGGGCTGATGATTGTGGCCGGTCTGGCTGCGTTTGCGGGGTGCAAAGGGGAGCCGGCCGCTGACCCGGGTGTGCAGGGGGTGGAGGCTCAGGCGCAGGGAGCGGAGCCGGACCAGGAGGAGCCGACCGGGGCGGCGACCTCTGGCGAGGTTGAGGAGCGAAAGCATTATTATTCGCCCTACTATTTGACGTTGACGGGGGGAGACTTTGTGTTCCGGACCGTGACGTTTCAGGATGTGGGGATGAAGCAGCCTGAGCCCGGGCCAATGGCGCCGGAGGTGTTGGAGACGATCGCGCATTCTCTGGCCGAGAAGTTCACCGAGCATGAGGGGTTGACCTTTAGCTCGCAGGTCTTTGTCGATCGGGCGTTGGAGGATCCGAACAACCACCTCTTCTGCGAGTCGGAGCACCTTTATGTGGCGCTCTGGCGCGGGTATTCGCCGGACCGCTGGGGATACTCTTTGTGGTCGGGCTGTGCGGAGGAGCATCAGTTTGCCTGGGAGGAAGTGCTCGACCCGGTGGGGGTGGATAAGGATGTGAAAGGGTCGGTGGAGTACCTGACCGAGAGCATTGCGGAGAGCGTGAGCAAGGCCTCGGAGGCGAAGTGTTTTCTGGCCAACTGCTGAAGGGTTGCAAGGTGGGGGGATCGCGATGAGTGTGTTTCGCGCGGGGCTATTTGCGGGAACGGTCGTCGTGATCACCGGCGGGGGGACGGGGATTGGTCGGGCGCTGGCCCTGGCCTTTGGTGAGCTGGGGGCGAGGGTGGTGATTGCCGCCCGGCGCGAGGGTCCGCTTCGGGAGGTGGTTGAGACGATCGAGGAAGGTGGGGGACGCGCGCGTTTCTACACGCTGGATGTTCGCGATGAAGCTCGGGTAGAGGCGGTCATCGGGCAGATCTGGGAGGAGGTTGGCCCGGTGGATGTGCTGGTGAACAACGCCGGGGGCAATTTTGTAAGCCCTGCGGCGGCGATGAGCGTGGGTGGGTTTAAGACGGTGCTGGACATCAATCTGGTGGGGAGCTTTCTGATGAGTCAGGCGGTGGGGCGGCGCTGGCTTGAGGCAGGACGCGGAGGGAGCATCATCAACATGAGCGCGACCAACGCTGAGTCGGGCTCACCGCTGATGGTCCACTCCGGGGCGAGTAAGGCGGGGATCAACAGTTTGACGCAGACGCTGGCGGTGGAGTGGGGCGGGGCCGGTGTGCGTGTGAACGCGGTGCTTCCCGGACCGGTGCGTACTGAAGGAAGCGATGAGCGGCTGTGGACGGATGAGAAGGTCGTAAAACGTCTGGAGGATGGGATTCCGCTTGGGCGCTTTGCGCAGCCGGAGGATGTGGTGGGCGTGGTGATGTTTCTGGCGTCGGAGGCCGGAGCGTTTTTGACGGGGTCTTTGATTGCGGTCGATGGTGGGGAGCGTCTGCGGAGGTTGATCTTTTGAGTGAGGGCGAGAGGGTGTGGACGCGTTTGTATCCGGCAATGGTCTCGGTGTTGGGCGGAGTGGGATTGGGGCTGGCTCTGACGTATCTGGTCGGGGCGTGGCTTTCGGCGCAGCCCGGCTGGGAGTTGTGGGCAGACTTCTTTCGACCGAAGGCGATGGGCCTGATGCTGGTGCCCTACGTCTTTCTGCTCGCTCATCTCTTGCTGCGGGTGCACGTGGGGCATTTTTTGCTGTCGCGCGGGGAGATTGAGGCGGCTGAGCGTTATGCGAGCCGGCGTGCGCGCCCCTCGGTGTTGCGGAGTCGGCGGGAGGCTGCGAATCAGCGGGGAGTGTGGGCGCGGGCGCTGGTGCGGCAGGGGCGATACGATGAGGCCCGTCAGGTGCTCACGGAGGGGGTGAGGTTTGCGCCGGGCTATTATGAGGCGGAGCTTCGCCGCTGGATGATCGAGGTGGCGTTGCGGGAGGATGATCGGGAGGCGGTGCTCGAGCAGTTCGGGCTTCTGGGCGATGATCTGGGCAAGGGACATCGTCAGGCGGCGCTTCGCGCGTGTCGGGCGGAGCTGGCGCTGCGCCAGGGGGATATGAAGGGCTATGAAGAGGAGATGACCCGCTCGTTGTGGGCCGATCCCGGGCATCCGCGGGCGGGGGTTACGCGGACGCTGGCGATGGTGGAGTTCGCGGGAAAGGCGGCCGAGCGCAGCGATGCGCTGGCGATGCTTGCGCTTGTCGAGGGGCGAGTTGGCGACGAGATTCCAGCGCGTAGGAGTGAGTTGGCCGCGTTGCGCGCCTGGTTGCTGGCGGCGGAGGGGCGCGAGGAGGAGGCGCACGACGCGCTGGAGGAGTCGTTGTCTGGTCCGCAGGACGGCTGGTCGAGGCAGGTGATTGAGAGCGTACGCGCGGAGATCGCGGCGCCTGAGGTCGTGACGCCTGAGTAAGCGCAGCAGACCGCTGAGGACGGGGCAGCCGTAGCGGTCGAGGTGCGAGATGCGGGTACGCAGGGACTGTCGGGTGGGCCTGGCCTATAAGGTATGCGATGGGCGCGGTGAGCTGATCGAGGAGGTCAGTCGCTTTCAGCCCCGCTATTACATTCACGGCTACGAGCAGATTTTACCGGCGCTGGAGCGTTCGCTGAGCGGACTTCATTGTGGGGAGCGCTTCTGCGTGACGTTGAGTCCGGCGCAGGCGTTTGGGCCATACGATGAGCGTCTGTGCCAGCGGGTGGCGCGGTGGCGTTTTCCGGCGGACGTGATGCTTGTGGAGGGGGCACGCCTGGAGCTCGGGATCGACGATCACGGGCTGGGGATTGCGGCGGGAGCGGTGATGTTCTGCATCAAAGAGGTAGGGGCGGAGGAGGTTGTGGTCGACGGCAATCACCCGCTTGCCGGCAAGGACCTCATCTTTGATGGGGAGATTGTGGAGGTGCGGCGGGCGACCTTCCGTGAGTTGGAGGCGATGGGGCCACCGCCGGGGGCGCGTCTGCGTCTTTAGGAGCGCTGTCTGCTGTTTATGGCGCGATCGTCCATTGCAGGGGGGGCGGGCTGCTGAGCCCCGGGGTCTGCGCTGAGACGGGGCCTTCGGGGGTGAGGAGGAGGTCGGCGGTGTCGCTGAGGGATTGCTCAGAGAGCCAGATCGCCGGTGGGGTGGGGAGGTGTTGTGCGGCGGCGCGGTGGGCCAGGGCGGTGATGGCCAGTTGGGCGCGATCGGGACGAAACTCAAAGGCGACGAGCGCGCGGGAGAGGTCTTCGTGGAGGGTCCAGTGGCCCCTACGCTCGGGTACGAGGAGGGTGTTCTGGAAGCTCTCGACCAGGGGATTGCGAGAGGCGATCAGGGGAAGGAGGGAGATGGTGAGGCGTCCGGGGCGCAGGCCGCCCGCGGCACCCTGTGGGGGGAGGAGGTGTTGGAGAAGTGCGTCCCGGGTGGGGGCGACGGGGCTGACCTGCGGGGTCTGGGGCAGCCACTGGCCCAGGCTGTAGCGGGGCGCGTTGGCGTCGGGGCGGCCGATGATGAAGGGGTGCGCGTTGAGCGTGTCGCATTCCAGGGGGGCGTCGGAGCGCAGGGTGAGGTTGGGAGGTGACGTTCCGGGGGTGTCGGTGGCCAGGATGAGTTCGTAGGGGGTCTGCTCAAGGTCCTCTCGGAGCGCGGCGATCGCGGGTGTCTCCCACCAGTTTGAGGGGATGATAAAGCTCGCGCCGAGGTTTTGCTGGAGAAGGCCGCCGTTGCCGTAGCGAGGATCGTCGGGGTTGGAGTGGCCGAAGATCAGGGCGCGGATGCGCCTGGCGAGCTCATCGGCGTCGCGGGAGCGGCCCTCTTCCCAGGGATCGCCGCCCCGGTCGACGGGTTCGGCGAAGATGGCGATAAGCTGCGAGGTTGCGCCAGGAGGAGCCAGGGCCGCCCGGGGCAGGGGGGCTTCGCCATAGTGGAGTGTCAGACGAAGTGAGGTGGGGGCGCTGATGAGGCTCTCGCAATCGTGAGGCAGGGCGTTGAGGCGAAGTCGGGGCGGTGATGCTGATGTGTCGAGTGTGGCGCGGACGGGGCCATCGACGGTGATGCTCAGGGGGGCCTGCTCCCCCTGCAGGGTGAGGGCGGAAAGTGGCGCGTCGGCCAGGTCTTCGATGGCGTCGGTGCTGGCGAGGAGGTCGGCCGGGTAGGCCCGCAGGGGCAGGTCGGGAAGTTCGATGGACCAGTCGCCGCGGCTGAGGTCAGCCTGAAGGTCGAGGATGGCGAAGGGGGCGTTCTCCGCCATCCACCAGGTGGCCTGGTCGCCGTTATCGGCGCGGGCGGAGAGGGCCGTCCAGTCGCTAATGAGGAGCTGTTGGAACTCCCAGTGCTGCGGGGTGGGCGCGGGGGTGGGGGAAAAGGCGCTCCCACCGGGCAGGGTGAGCGTGGCGTCGCCGGCGAGCCGCCATTGCAGTTCGGGGGCGTCTTCGGCCCGGGGCCAGCGCGGAGCTTCTGCCAGGGGGGGAGCGGGAAGATCGATCGCGGGGTCGAGGGGAGGATCGACGTTTTGAGGCCAGAGCAGCAGGGCGGCCAGGGCCAAGAGGAGTAGCGCGGCCGCGGGAATCGCGATGCGGAGATATGGCGAGTAGTTGGCCATGGGCGGGCCTGTGAGGTCCGTCGATGTGAACGAGCATGGTGGGTTTGCGCAGGCTCATATGGGAGCGCTGCGCGAGGCCGCCGGGGTTTTAGGCGGGTTATGGGGTTGTATGCGCAGTGAGGCGTATGCGCCAGAAATTGGGGGTGTTGTCGACGACCGGGGAGAGGCGAGGGATCAGAAGAGGCTCCAGATCTCGCGCAGGGCGTCGCGCTCGTAGACGCGGGTCGGGGTGTGGAGTTGAAGGTGGGGGGCGCTGTCGAGGAGGCGTCGGATTTCGGTGGCGAGCACGCGCAGACGGTCGTGGGTGGGGCCGTCGAGCAGGGCCAGGCGTGTAAGCCAGGGGCGATCGGTGAGGGGAGAGACGGGGAGGTCGGCCGAGAGTGGGAGCGTTTCGCGGCGGGTGATGAGGGCCTCTCGGAGCTCGATGGTGCGCAGGATGTCGGGTTGGGCGGGGGGCGTCCAGATCAGGCGCGCGTCGGTGAGTTGACTGAGGATGCGGGCGCGGCGCAGCTGCCAGCTCAGCCGGCGCGCGCAGGATTGAAGGCGGCGGTAGATGGCGTCTTCGTCGAGGAGCGCGATGGGGTCGGCGTTGGTGTCTGCGTCGTCGTCGGTGTTGCTATCGGGGAGAGTGTCGTCTTTGTCTTCGGCGTCGGGCTCGGGGTCGGGAGGTGGCCAGAGTGAGGCGCCGGCGCGAAGCCAGGCTGTGAGCGGGCTGAAGGTGTGCGTGGTGAGGCGGTGATCGCGCGCGAAGCGCGCGCGGGCGCTTGAGGCGGCCTCGGTGGGCCAGGGCTCCTCCAGCGACCAGATGGCGCGGGCCTCGTGAAGAGCGCGAAGGGAGAAGAGCGGGCCGAAGCGGTGGTGTGAGTCGAGGTGCTCGGAGGGTTCGGCGTGGTGGTTTAAGAAGCGGGCGGGGCGCTCTCGGGGCAGAAGCGCCTGGTTGTAGGGCGGGGCGAGTGTTTTGATGGCGTCGACTTCAGCCAGGGCGGCCTCCAGCGCGGTGGCTTGAGGGTGGGTCTCGACCCGGGCGACCTGGGAGACGAGCTCCTGGCGAGCCTCACTGAGGCCGCGGCGGGTGCGGAAGTAGGAGTTGACCCGCGCGCGAAGATCGGTGGCTTTGCCGACGTAGAGGAGGTGGTTGCCGCGATCGTAGAAGTGGTAGACGCCGGGGCTGGAGGGGAGGCTCAGGCGATGCTCGCGCGCGATGGCGTAGCGCGACGCGTTCTCAGTGGCGGTTTGTGAGGCGGGGGACTCCAGCCAGCGCTCGAGCTCATCGAGGGTTTCGACGTCGTGTTCTTCCCAGAGCATCTCGACGAGATGGCGCCAGATAAAGGCGGTGGCCGCGACGTGTGCGGAGGCGCTGTGTTTGGAGTTTAAGCGGTGCCCGAAGAAGCCTGCGATGGCGGTCAGCCCGGCGCGGGGGATCTGCGGGAGGAGGCGTCGGGCGATGGCGTGGGTGCAGATCCAGCGCGCGTTGAGATCGGGGAGGGCATGCTGGAGGAAGCGGCGCTCGAAACGGGCATAATGGGCGATGATGAGGGGCCGCTCCCCCAGGCGTGATGCGATCTTCTCCCAGGCCTCATCTGGCGAGAGGGCGTCGGGCCGAGGCTCGTCGAGGCCATGCATCTTTCGGACGTGGCGCGTCAACGCGGCGTCTTCCGGCAGCGTGAAGGTCCAGCATAAGGGCTCCGCGTCGCCGGGGTGCTGCATGGCGAGCTCCAGGGGATGCGCCTTCGGCGGTGAGCCGCCGGTGGTCTGCACGTCGAGCAGGGTGGCGTCGAGTTCCTGGAGGAGCGGGGTGGGGCGTTGTTTTGAGGTCATCGGTGCTATGTTAACCTTCGCAACGTGATGATGTCAGCGCGTCCTCCCCGGTGGTGGCGAGGGCTGGCGGGCTTGTTCTGGACGTGAGGGTGTGATGGTGCGGCGAACTTCGTGGCTGGCGCGGTGGTGGTTTCTGGGGGGGATAGTGGGGCTACTGCTATGCGGTGGATGTATCGAAGATCCGGACCTATTCCAGCCCCGGGTGTTTGCCGATGCCGGAGATGTTGCTCCAGATGGGGATGATGGTGGGGTATGTGCGGCACAGCCCTTTGACTGCGAGGCGCAGGGCGGGTGCGGGCTCTTTGAGGATGGGTGCGGAGAGCAGGTCGACTGCGGATTTTGCCCGGGTGAGGAGCGGCTGACGCTGCGACCGGCGGAGGTGGTGCTGGAGCTCGGCGAGAGGGCCACGCTCGAGGCGGTCTGGCTCGGGGTGGACGGGGAGCGCGCGGTGGAGGAGGCGTTGCAGTGGACGAGCTCCTCAGACGCGGTGGCGGTTGATGCCGGCGGGGAGGTCGAGGCGCTGGCGCGTGGAGAGGCGGAGATCGTCGCTGAGCTTGACGATGGCAGTGCGCGGGCCGAGGCAAGCGTTTGGGTGGCGGCGCCGCTGGCGTCGATTGTGCTGGAGCTGGAGCCTGCCAGGGTGCATGTGGGGGAGGGGCGCGAGGTGAGCGTAAGCTACTTCGACGCGAGTGGTGCGCCGACGGCCCCCAGAGAGGTCGTCTTTTCTTCGAGCGATCCGTCAGTGATGGGGGTTGATGAGGCGGGGCGAGTGAGGGGTGTGGCCAGCGGCCAGGCGACGCTGCGCGCGCAGGTTGGCGAGGTTGAGGCCGAGCTTGCTGTGGAAGTCTACTTTGAGTGGCGGGATGTCGCCGCCGGTGGGGCGTTTAGCTGCGGGCTCTCGCAGGTGGGGCAGGCGTATTGCTGGGGGCTCAACACCCGCGGGCAGCTCGGTGATGGGACGCTGGATGGGCGGGCGGAGCCCCGGGCGGTTCAGGGCGAACTTCGTTTTGAGAGCCTGAGCGCGGGGCGGACCTTCGTGTGTGGTCGTAGCCCGGGTGGGGCCACGTATTGCTGGGGGGGCAACGGGGCCGGGCAGGCCGGGGTGGCCCGAACTCAGGAGACGGCGCGGGTGTTGGAGCCAACGCAGCTGATGCAACGTGCGGAGGGCGTGGAAGAGGCGGAGGCTCTGGCGATGCTTGATTCAGGGGCGGCGTACAGCTGCGGGGTGGTGGCAAACAGCGGGCGTGTCGTGTGCTGGGGCATCAATGATGAAGGGCAGATCGCACGAGCCCCGACCGGTGGAAGCGGTGACTTCTTCGATACGCCGACGCCGGTGGGCGATGCCTCGTTTATGGCGAGTGTGGTCGGGGCGGCGCAATCGATGGCGTGCGCTCAGAGCGAGGGCGGGGAGGTCGTCTGCTGGGGAAGTCAGGATGTGATGAATCTGGAGTTTCGGGAGAATGTAGGAAACATCATCACCGAGCCTGTGGCGCTGGAGAGCACCGTGAGCTTTGCGATGATGGAAGGGGGGACGCGCCATTTCTGCGGGTTGACTGCCGCCGGAGAGCTTTATTGCTGGGGGATCAACTCTAACGGGGAGCTCGCCAGTGGGGATGGCAACGATCAGAAGACGCCGAATCTGGCGGATACGGCCTCACGTTATGTGGAGCTTGCCGTGGGGGC from Lujinxingia vulgaris harbors:
- a CDS encoding tetratricopeptide repeat protein, which encodes MSEGERVWTRLYPAMVSVLGGVGLGLALTYLVGAWLSAQPGWELWADFFRPKAMGLMLVPYVFLLAHLLLRVHVGHFLLSRGEIEAAERYASRRARPSVLRSRREAANQRGVWARALVRQGRYDEARQVLTEGVRFAPGYYEAELRRWMIEVALREDDREAVLEQFGLLGDDLGKGHRQAALRACRAELALRQGDMKGYEEEMTRSLWADPGHPRAGVTRTLAMVEFAGKAAERSDALAMLALVEGRVGDEIPARRSELAALRAWLLAAEGREEEAHDALEESLSGPQDGWSRQVIESVRAEIAAPEVVTPE
- a CDS encoding SDR family oxidoreductase, with the protein product MSVFRAGLFAGTVVVITGGGTGIGRALALAFGELGARVVIAARREGPLREVVETIEEGGGRARFYTLDVRDEARVEAVIGQIWEEVGPVDVLVNNAGGNFVSPAAAMSVGGFKTVLDINLVGSFLMSQAVGRRWLEAGRGGSIINMSATNAESGSPLMVHSGASKAGINSLTQTLAVEWGGAGVRVNAVLPGPVRTEGSDERLWTDEKVVKRLEDGIPLGRFAQPEDVVGVVMFLASEAGAFLTGSLIAVDGGERLRRLIF
- a CDS encoding Ig-like domain-containing protein: MVRRTSWLARWWFLGGIVGLLLCGGCIEDPDLFQPRVFADAGDVAPDGDDGGVCAAQPFDCEAQGGCGLFEDGCGEQVDCGFCPGEERLTLRPAEVVLELGERATLEAVWLGVDGERAVEEALQWTSSSDAVAVDAGGEVEALARGEAEIVAELDDGSARAEASVWVAAPLASIVLELEPARVHVGEGREVSVSYFDASGAPTAPREVVFSSSDPSVMGVDEAGRVRGVASGQATLRAQVGEVEAELAVEVYFEWRDVAAGGAFSCGLSQVGQAYCWGLNTRGQLGDGTLDGRAEPRAVQGELRFESLSAGRTFVCGRSPGGATYCWGGNGAGQAGVARTQETARVLEPTQLMQRAEGVEEAEALAMLDSGAAYSCGVVANSGRVVCWGINDEGQIARAPTGGSGDFFDTPTPVGDASFMASVVGAAQSMACAQSEGGEVVCWGSQDVMNLEFRENVGNIITEPVALESTVSFAMMEGGTRHFCGLTAAGELYCWGINSNGELASGDGNDQKTPNLADTASRYVELAVGASHGCAITDDRARLECWGANDQRQVSEGGGKAESPRAVELGVTGFDAVSVGDNHSCVVTQAGDLLCFGRGDEGQTGPGEGWLRTLPRF
- a CDS encoding FKBP-type peptidyl-prolyl cis-trans isomerase, coding for MRVRRDCRVGLAYKVCDGRGELIEEVSRFQPRYYIHGYEQILPALERSLSGLHCGERFCVTLSPAQAFGPYDERLCQRVARWRFPADVMLVEGARLELGIDDHGLGIAAGAVMFCIKEVGAEEVVVDGNHPLAGKDLIFDGEIVEVRRATFRELEAMGPPPGARLRL
- the ilvA gene encoding threonine ammonia-lyase, translating into MVSFSEVEAARARVRSYIPNSPCAHSEAFSAQFGCKLYLKLENMLRTGSFKERGACNKLLQLSDEEKKRGIIAASAGNHAQAVALYATTFGIDSKIVMPEGTPLVKISRTRGFGGQVVLHGTNFDAAYAHAMELAEAEGRIFIHPFDDPAIIAGQGTVGLELLEQNPYIDTVVVPIGGGGLASGIAIAIKETNPKVRVIGVEAEVLAGMKASIAKKSVVELPPATTICDGIAVRRVGDLAFSTLSHYLDDVVTVSEEEVASAILVLLEQEKMVVEGAAAATIAALTARKIPNVEGRRVCAIISGGNIDVNVIARIIERGLAASGRIYRLDLQLADTPGALAQVLGQIARLRANVLEIHHNRTFADGAPLGMTNVELKLETRGVEHIEELRAEMKATGYRILDHL
- a CDS encoding 3'-5' exonuclease; its protein translation is MTSKQRPTPLLQELDATLLDVQTTGGSPPKAHPLELAMQHPGDAEPLCWTFTLPEDAALTRHVRKMHGLDEPRPDALSPDEAWEKIASRLGERPLIIAHYARFERRFLQHALPDLNARWICTHAIARRLLPQIPRAGLTAIAGFFGHRLNSKHSASAHVAATAFIWRHLVEMLWEEHDVETLDELERWLESPASQTATENASRYAIAREHRLSLPSSPGVYHFYDRGNHLLYVGKATDLRARVNSYFRTRRGLSEARQELVSQVARVETHPQATALEAALAEVDAIKTLAPPYNQALLPRERPARFLNHHAEPSEHLDSHHRFGPLFSLRALHEARAIWSLEEPWPTEAASSARARFARDHRLTTHTFSPLTAWLRAGASLWPPPDPEPDAEDKDDTLPDSNTDDDADTNADPIALLDEDAIYRRLQSCARRLSWQLRRARILSQLTDARLIWTPPAQPDILRTIELREALITRRETLPLSADLPVSPLTDRPWLTRLALLDGPTHDRLRVLATEIRRLLDSAPHLQLHTPTRVYERDALREIWSLF